A window from Gasterosteus aculeatus chromosome 14, fGasAcu3.hap1.1, whole genome shotgun sequence encodes these proteins:
- the LOC120831560 gene encoding tenascin-like isoform X5, translating to MGTQRALSCFLLAALLSSSDAGLVKKILRHRRQTPQPAEEHNLTLPSGERPVVFSHVYNINVPASSLCSVDLDAPESARLQTRDAGVPPDEHAAEHTVDGENQIVFTHRINVPRRACGCSEDLPGLKELMSRLEMLEGEVSALRDQCHGGGGGACCGAQVTGEVATKPYCHGHGNYSAETCGCVCEPGWKGPNCTRPECPGNCRKRGRCVDGSCVCDRPWTGSDCSELPCPKDCHGRGLCQNGTCRCDAGYAGEDCGGRTCANNCHGNGFCADGACVCAAGFSGDDCSRLTCLNGCSDRGACFNGVCICQPGYQGADCSQLACLNDCNGRGQCVNGRCACDVGFQGDDCAELSCPSDCLRRGRCLNGQCVCEEGFVGEDCGGRTCPSNCHGRGECVEGRCECRVGFAGLDCGELSCPGDCRSRGRCVDGQCVCDEGFSGEDCGRRACPNDCLARGRCVDGACVCRDGYSGDDCSALACPANCNGRGRCVDGRCACDSGHEGESCAPLSCLNGCRDKGRCESGRCVCDEGFIGDDCSGVSPPKDLTVGEVTPDTVELSWSNDMLVTEYLVTYVPTSPGGLHAEFTVSGDKAAATVKELEPGIEYQINVYAVLSNATSVPVGARVATELPKPQGVIFKPRESSVRVMWDQLDIPFDGWEIYFRNPKEENGEVVSTLPPSQNWFVQSGLGPGQEYEVSINIIKNDTRGPRTSKRVTTKIDGPRQLEVKDVTDSSALVVWFQPASPTDGLSMVYGPSADPSDKTRVDISPSDKQHSLGALRPDTEYKVSLVSRSGGLASAPAVATFTTALDAPLDLQSLSQTDDSVTLEWTNSQADVGGYLVKYSPISGASHGEELFPRGPGQTTRATITGLHPGTEYGIGVTATKNERQSLPATTNAATDIDPPTDLEGTESTETSLALSWQRPRARVGAYRLEYSSEDGRVGEAEIPGAATSYVLSDLTPGMSYTLTLSAERGLSRSAPVTVSASTASFTFYLADSDDRELPSPKGSEDNVVSFAHLDPSESQISVGTEPEDELTVSGVTPDGFDLTWTLKAHGVYDSLTVAYKDARPLRDAREAQLPGDAAGSRIRGLNASTEYQIKLYGITGSQRSALLEAVAVTAPEPTSPDVLMLSIEDATTAALAAAQSPDPPLLPNPPDSGVTGSGAEPESAGAVDVLGDHVNSLPGVGGLSPSTRYDVTVQGERSLVFPTTEEPRPLAVNLSTSDVTWDGFTASWLPAGGDFESFVIEVTNLENAEESRSLSLSGDARSLGLSGLRPHTGYLVGLYAMYRGSLLQPVYTQATTEAEPEVEHLFVSDVTADGFRLSWAADGDLFDRYVIRIRDAKRAARPREYAAGGAERTKVLTGLASGTEYEIELYGVSLDQRSQPVSGVAQTALSTPRGLRFSHVTGSSAVVHWSTPRSPVDNYRITYVPSEGGSPLSVTVDGDVFEALLPDMIPGKTYQVTVSAVKGLEESDPTTDNVITALDRPRGLSVANVTDTSALLLWQPSVATVDGYVITYSADSVSHVVEHVSGDTAAFQMGSLVPGTRYTVGVHATKESRRSDSAGTEFTTDVDPPRDVTAVNIGADSATLTWKPPQAAVSGYTLSFYPAGAAVREVVLSPTASSYVMAELTRSTEYSVRLQAIAGAQRSRHADAAFTTVGQLHRRPKDCAQVLLNGETSSGLHTVYVGGEQGPPVQVYCDMTTDGGGWMVFLRRQNGKLDFFRNWKNYTVGFGNMNDEFWLGLSNLHKITNSGHYELRVDLRDSGESAYAQYDRFTVAEPKTRYKVSVGSYSGTAGDSMSYHQGRPFSTYDNDNDIAVTNCALSYKGAFWYKNCHRVNLMGKYGDDSHSKGINWFHWKAHEHSIPFAEMKIRPADFGKFESRKKRS from the exons ATGGGTACGCAACGCGCTCTGAGCTGCTTCCTCCTCGCCGCTTTGCTCAGCTCATCGGACGCCGGGCTCGTGAAGAAAATCCTACGGCACCGGCGACAGACTCCGCAACCCGCCGAAGAACACAACCTCACGCTGCCGAGCGGCGAGCGCCCCGTGGTCTTCAGCCACGTCTACAACATCAACGTTCCCGCCAGCTCGCTGTGCTCGGTGGACCTGGACGCCCCGGAGAGCGCGAGGCTACAAACCCGGGACGCGGGCGTCCCTCCGGACGAGCACGCCGCCGAGCACACGGTGGACGGGGAGAACCAGATCGTCTTCACCCACCGCATCAACGTTCCCCGGCGGGCATGTGGCTGCAGCGAGGACCTGCCCGGCCTGAAGGAACTCATGAGCCGCCTGGAGATGCTGGAGGGAGAGGTTTCGGCGCTGAGAGATCAGTgccacggcggcggcggcggcgcctgcTGCGGGGCTCAAGTCACCG GTGAGGTGGCAACCAAACCTTACTGCCACGGTCACGGAAACTACAGCGCTGAAACCTGCGGCTGCGTCTGCGAGCCGGGCTGGAAGGGACCCAACTGCACCAGACCGGAGTGTCCCGGGAACTGCCGGAAGCGAGGCCGCTGCGTCGACGGGAGCTGCGTGTGCGACCGACCCTGGACGGGCTCCGACTGCTCCGAGCTGCCCTGCCCCAAAGACTGCCACGGCCGCGGCCTCTGCCAGAACGGCACCTGCCGCTGCGACGCGGGCTACGCCGGGGAGGACTGCGGCGGGCGCACCTGCGCCAACAACTGCCACGGCAACGGCTTCTGCGCTGACGGCGCGTGCGTCTGCGCCGCCGGCTTCAGCGGAGACGACTGCTCTCGGCTCACCTGCCTCAACGGCTGCAGCGACCGGGGAGCCTGCTTCAACGGCGTGTGCATCTGCCAACCGGGCTACCAGGGCGCCGACTGCAGCCAGCTGGCGTGTCTGAACGACTGCAACGGCCGAGGCCAGTGCGTCAACGGGCGCTGCGCCTGCGACGTCGGCTTCCAGGGGGACGACTGCGCCGAGCTCTCCTGCCCCAGCGACTGCCTGCGGCGGGGCCGCTGCCTCAACGGGCAGTGCGTGTGCGAGGAGGGCTTCGTCGGGGAGGACTGCGGCGGCAGGACCTGCCCCTCCAACTGCCACGGCCGCGGCGAGTGCGTGGAGGGCCGCTGCGAGTGCCGCGTGGGCTTCGCCGGGTTGGACTGCGGCGAGCTGAGCTGCCCCGGCGACTGCCGGAGCCGCGGCCGCTGCGTGGACGGGCAGTGCGTCTGCGACGAGGGCTTCTCCGGCGAGGACTGCGGCCGCAGGGCGTGTCCCAACGACTGCCTGGCGCGGGGCCGCTGCGTCGACGGCGCGTGCGTCTGCCGCGACGGCTACTCGGGAGACGACTGCTCGGCGCTCGCCTGCCCGGCGAACTGCAACGGCAGGGGCCGCTGCGTGGACGGGCGGTGCGCCTGTGACAGCGGGCACGAGGGAGAGAGCTGCGCGCCGCTCAGCTGCCTCAACGGCTGCCGGGACAAAGGCCGCTGCGAAAGCGGCCGCTGCGTCTGCGACGAAGGGTTCATCGGCGACGACTGCTCAGGAG TGTCTCCTCCAAAGGACCTGACCGTTGGCGAGGTGACCCCTGACACGGTGGAGCTGTCGTGGAGCAACGACATGCTGGTGACGGAGTACCTCGTCACCTACGTGCCCACCAGCCCCGGTGGTCTCCACGCGGAGTTCACCGTGTCGGGGGACAAAGCGGCGGCCACCGTCAAAGAGCTGGAACCCGGCATCGAGTACCAGATCAACGTCTACGCCGTTCTGAGCAACGCGACGAGCGTGCCTGTCGGCGCCAGGGTGGCCACGG AGCTTCCCAAGCCGCAGGGAGTGATATTCAAACCGCGAGAGAGCTCGGTGAGGGTGATGTGGGACCAGCTGGACATCCCCTTTGATGGCTGGGAGATCTATTTCCGCAACCCG aaagaagaaaacggAGAGGTGGTGAGCACACTTCCACCATCTCAAAACTGGTTTGTCCAGTCGGGCCTGGGGCCGGGTCAGGAGTACGAAGTCTCCATCAACATCATCAAGAACGACACCAGAGGTCCCCGAACGTCCAAAAGAGTCACTACCA AGATCGACGGCCCCCGGCAGTTGGAGGTGAAGGACGTGACGGACTCCTCCGCTCTGGTCGTCTGGTTTCAGCCGGCGTCTCCCACGGACGGACTCTCCATGGTCTACGGTCCCAGCGCCGACCCCTCGGACAAAACCAGAGTGGACATCTCCCCCTCGGACAAGCAGCACAGCCTCGGCGCTCTGAGGCCCGACACCGAGTACAAGGTGTCGCTGGTCTCCAGGAGCGGAGGGCTCGCCAGCGCCCCCGCCGTGGCCACCTTCACCACCG CCCTGGACGCCCCCCTGGACCTTCAGAGCCTGTCCCAGACTGACGACAGCGTCACACTGGAGTGGACCAACAGCCAAGCCGACGTCGGAGGCTATCTGGTGAAGTACAGCCCCATCTCCGGAGCGAGCCACGGAGAGGAGCTGTTCCCACGAGGCCCGGGGCAAACCACCAGAGCCACCATCACCG GGCTACACCCGGGCACCGAGTACGGGATCGGCGTGACCGCCACGAAGAACGAGAGGCAGAGCCTCCCCGCCACCACAAACGCCGCAACCG ATATCGACCCCCCCACAGACCTGGAAGGAACGGAGTCCACGGAGACCTCCCTCGCCCTGAGCTGGCAGAGACCTCGGGCCAGGGTGGGCGCCTACCGGCTGGAGTACTCCTCCGAGGACGGCCGCGTCGGCGAGGCGGAGATCCCGGGCGCGGCCACCAGCTACGTCCTGTCCGACCTGACCCCGGGAATGAGCTACACCCTGACTCTGTCCGCTGAGAGGGGGCTGAGCAGGAGCGCACCGGTCACCGTGTCTGCGTCCACAG CCTCTTTCACGTTTTATTTAGCTGACTCAGACGACCGCGAGCTCCCGTCTCCCAAAGGCTCGGAGGACAATGTCGTTAGCTTCGCGCACTTAGACCCCTCCGAGTCCCAGATCTCGGTCGGGACGGAGCCCGAGGACGAGCTGACAGTCTCGGGCGTCACGCCTGACGGATTTGACCTCACATGGACGCTAAAGGCTCACGGCGTCTACGATAGTCTGACAGTGGCGTATAAAGACGCTCGGCCGTTACGGGATGCGAGAGAGGCCCAGCTGCCCGGAGATGCCGCTGGCTCTCGCATCCGGGGCCTGAATGCATCCACAGAATATCAAATAAAACTTTATGGGATCACTGGTAGCCAAAGATCTGCGCTACTTGAAGCTGTCGCAGTCACAG CACCCGAGCCCACCTCTCCAGATGTTCTCATGCTGAGCATCGAAGATGCCACAACAGCTGCTCTGGCTGCAGCTCAAAGCCCagaccccccccttctcccaaACCCCCCCGATTCCGGGGTGACGGGCTCGGGCGCCGAGCCCGAGAGCGCTGGCGCGGTGGACGTTTTGGGGGATCATGTGAACTCACTACCGGGCGTGGGGGGTTTGTCCCCCTCCACGCGATATGATGTCACAGTGCAAGGGGAGCGGTCTTTAGTGTTTCCCACCACAG AGGAGCCGAGGCCCCTGGCGGTGAACCTCTCCACCTCTGACGTCACGTGGGACGGCTTCACCGCCTCCTGGCTTCCCGCCGGGGGGGACTTTGAAAGCTTCGTCATTGAGGTGACGAACCTGGAGAACGCGGAGGAGAGCCGGAGCCTCAGCCTGTCGGGGGACGCTCGGAGCCTGGGCCTCTCCGGGCTCCGCCCCCACACCGGCTACCTGGTGGGCCTGTACGCGATGTACCGGGgctccctcctccagcccgTGTACACCCAAGCCACCACAG AGGCCGAGCCGGAGGTGGAGCATCTCTTCGTCTCGGACGTCACGGCCGACGGTTTCCGTCTGTCGTGGGCGGCCGACGGCGATCTGTTCGACCGGTACGTGATCCGGATACGCGACGCCAAGCGGGCGGCCCGCCCGCGGGAGTACGCCGCCGGGGGGGCCGAGCGCACCAAAGTCTTAACGGGACTCGCGAGCGGCACAGAGTACGAAATCGAGCTTTACGGCGTCTCGCTGGACCAGCGCTCCCAACCGGTCAGTGGGGTCGCTCAGACAG CCCTGAGCACTCCGAGAGGACTCCGCTTCTCCCACGTGACGGGCTCCTCCGCCGTGGTTCACTGGTCCACGCCGCGCTCTCCGGTGGATAACTACCGCATCACCTACGTGCCCTCTGAAGGAG GAAGCCCCCTGTCCGTCACCGTGGACGGAGACGTGTTCGAGGCGCTGCTGCCCGACATGATCCCCGGCAAAACGTACCAAGTGACCGTGAGCGCCGTGAAGGGCCTCGAGGAGAGCGACCCGACCACAGACAACGTGATCACAG CGTTGGACAGGCCTCGGGGTCTGAGCGTGGCCAATGTCACCGACACCTCGGCCCTGTTGCTGTGGCAACCCTCCGTGGCAACCGTCGATGGCTACGTCATCACCTACAGCGCGGATTCCG TGTCCCACGTGGTGGAGCACGTTTCTGGGGACACGGCGGCGTTCCAGATGGGCTCCTTGGTTCCGGGAACCCGCTACACCGTCGGAGTTCACGCCACGAAGGAATCTCGCAGGAGCGACTCCGCCGGCACGGAGTTCACCACCG acGTGGATCCTCCCCGTGATGTCACGGCGGTAAACATCGGAGCGGACAGCGCGACGCTCACGTGGAAACCTCCGCAGGCGGCCGTGAGCGGCTACACGCTCAGCTTCTACCCGGCCGGCGCCGCAGTCAGG GAGGTGGTGCTCAGCCCCACGGCGTCCTCCTACGTCATGGCCGAGCTGACCCGCTCCACCGAGTACAGCGTGAGACTGCAGGCCATCGCCGGGGCGCAGAGGAGCCGCCACGCGGACGCCGCCTTCACCACCG TCGGACAGCTGCACAGACGGCCGAAGGACTGCGCGCAGGTCCTGCTGAACGGCGAGACGAGCTCCGGCCTGCACACCGTGTACgtggggggggagcagggaCCGCCCGTCCAGGTGTACTGTGACATGACCACGGACGGCGGGGGTTGGATG GTTTTCCTCCGACGGCAGAATGGAAAGTTGGATTTCTTCAGGAACTGGAAGAACTACACGGTCGGCTTCGGCAACATGAACGATGAGTTCTGGCTGG GTCTCTCCAACCTCCATAAAATCACCAATTCTGGCCACTACGAGCTGCGAGTGGACCTGAGGGACAGCGGGGAGTCGGCCTACGCCCAGTACGACCGGTTCACCGTCGCCGAACCGAAGACGCGCTACAAAGTCTCCGTGGGCTCGTACAGCGGGACCGCCG gcgacTCCATGTCGTACCACCAGGGCCGACCCTTCTCCACCTACGACAACGACAACGACATCGCCGTCACCAACTGCGCGCTGTCGTACAAAGGAGCCTTTTGGTACAAGAACTGCCATCGCGTCAACCTCATGGGGAAATACGGCGACGACAGCCACAGCAAG GGGATCAACTGGTTCCACTGGAAGGCCCACGAGCACTCCATCCCGTTCGCCGAGATGAAGATCAGGCCGGCCGACTTCGGAAAATTTGAAAGCAGAAAAAAGCGATCGTAG